GTTGTTTACGCAACCGCATTCACAGACCTTCTCGTAATACTGTTCCTCGCAGGTCTCTACGACCACCTTGATATCAACAATTTGTGTCTTACGGATCTTTTGGCATGGTATATCAATCAAGAGCCGACCACAACATTTACAATAGACGGGTTCGTGCTTTACAATTACGTCTGGTTCTGCTATAGTCTGCAGTGTGTGACCCTTGTGGCCAGGCTGTCCACCGCTCGGCTTTCCGCTTGGCTTGCGAAGAGACTTGGTCCTGCGCAGCTCACGGGAAGCGATACTTTCTTGGGATGGAGGGATACTGCTGTTACTGCTGTTTTTCTCGGGCTTTCCTGGTGTACTTGATGTATCGTCATCAGCACCCTCGAGTTCCTTGATGCGCTTTTTGGCAACGGCTAGTTCAGCCTTTGTGGAAGCAAGTTCTGTCTTTAGATTATGTATCTCCACGTCCTTCTGGTTAATGACACGGTTGAGACGTCCGATCTCCTCAGTCTTCTCGGAGTCGGACTTCTCAAGTTTGCGCAGACGCTGGTTTATCTGGCGCAAAACAACATCTATGTCAGTACAGTCGCTTGCCATTTTTTGGTGCAAAGATAAGCATTTATCTCCACATGGCAAAATCACGATTTACATCCCTTAACGCAGACTTTTGACTTACGGGGAATGCAAAAACGCATCTCCTGGCAGATAATCTGTTGAAGGGCGATAATAGACAAAGGAGACATGTTGGAGGCATCATCGGAAAAGAACTCGTTAAATGAACTGTTTTAAACAGCCTACGTCCTCATCGACTCAATCATTAAAAAGTTTGTAATGATGAAGAAAATAAGCAAAATCAAGTTTATGCTTTATTAACGAGAAGTTTTCTATAGGGGTGCTGAGTAGTTACTCCACATGTTGCATCTGGAAATAATAGATAACGAAAATAGGGAACGCAGCGCGTTCCCTATCTGTTAGCCCCACTCCTTCTTCACATCAAAGCAGGGGCAGGCTTTGTTGGCAAATTCATTATGACCATGAATCGTGGCTAATGGATATTCCTCCTTCAGCTGCTCGATGAGGGCATGAATTAAAGTGCAAAATCGGCTATTCATGGGCTAAAAAAGGGGTTTATGTAATCAGAAAGCTCTAATTTTTCCGTTTTTCATCGCTGAAAACAGGTATTGGAAGAATGCATAAAAAGCGAATGCTATGATTTGAAAAGTAAATATATATTCCATTCATAACCCAATATACAGGATTCGCTTCACACACAAAATATACATACTAAATAGTTATATAACAATAGGTTATCCCTTCTCATCTTAGTATTGTTATTATGTAGTTTCTAGCTTTCCGGACTATTTCTACGTCAATATTTTGTTAATTGCTAGCAAAGATAATAAAAAGTTGGCAAACCAAAGAATTTTATCACGTTATTTAACGGAAAATGCAAAATATGGGAGTTAGGAAGGTGTTTTTATCCCCTCAATCAGGGTGAAAAATGCTCTTCCTCACATCAATTCATGCTCCAAAGAAAGGGCATTTATGGCTGAAATGAGAGCGAAGGGAAGGCGAAAAGTGGGGCAAAAAAGCAACGATATTGTAGGAAAGGACGCTGACATATGTAGTTTATTCCCATACATTTATATACAGACAAAAAAATAAATGTCTTATTATAAATCATTAATACAAAACAAATTACAAGTACAATACTAGCATAAAAGAGTATTAATTAAAGCCTCAGAATCCGGTCATTAATGCCCGGTCATTTTCGGTCATTAAGGTTTTCGGGGGCGAAAAAAGAGCTATAATATAATATTAAAATATTTAATATATATTATAGGGGCTAAATGACCGGAAGTGATTTTTCTTAATGACCGATAATGACCGGTCACTAATGACCGGATGCAGGCCGTTGCCATGAATCTCTTCACCTACTCTCGAAAGGCTCCATTTCACAAGATTCCGGAAAACTGAATTCAAGTTGCCGGAAAAGTATTGCTTCCTACAGTGCTTTTTCGTACCTTTGCATCAGCAATCGAAAGAAAGCTATCTTGTACCTAAAGGCGGTCATCTATGAAGACCGAGACAGGGAGCAAAAGATGACAGGCGCCGGTCATCAATGAAGACTCTGAAAAGGACAAGAAAAAAGCATCTGGGAAATTGTGATTAAATAAACTCTTTAAAGCATAACATAGTATGATTAATTACAGCATCGTAATGCGTAGCGTGAACGCAAATCTTCTGGAAATCAACCAGGCTAAGTCACGCATCAACCAGGCAAAGAAAGAGGGCAAGAATCCTGACCCAAAGGACCTGGAACTCGTGAAGACCGAGAAGCAGAATGCTTTCGCCATCTCACAGTACACCGACATCATGACCATCGAGAAGTTTGCCAAGCACATCACCTCTCATGGCAGTGTTTATTCGAGAGCTGACATCAGCGCCATCCTCTACATTGCCGTAGACTGCATGCGTGAGATGTTGCTTGAGGGCAAGAAAATCCGTCTGGGCGATCTCGGTGATTTCTCTCTCCTTCTCACCTCGAAGGGTGCTGAGGATGCTGACAAGTTCACCGCGCAGAACATCACCGGTGTGAAGGTTCAGTGGGAGCCTGGTCAGGAGTTCAAGAACCTTCGCGATGACGCCGAGTTCAACCTCGTAGCCAGCCGCAGCGCTCAGGCAGCCGTTATCAAGGCGATTAAGGAGGGTAAGACCAACGTTGACCTCAACGCCCCAACTACTCCGGATAATACGCCAGGCGGTTCTACCCCAGGCGGTTCAAACACCGGTCAGACCGGCAGCGACGGCCAAGGCTCTGAACCAGGCGGCGGCACTACCGGCAAGGACGATACTGGCGACGGCCTTGAATAGCCAAAGGATAGACTGGCTAGGGTGCTAGCCCCTAGCCAAGCCTATCCGCCCCCAAAAAGTCAACACTCAACATTCAAAAAAAATGAAAGCGAACACTTGGAAAACAATTCTGCAGATAGCCATCAGCATACTGACCGCTATCGCTACTACGCTCGGAGTAACGAGCTGCATGGGATAAAGAACATGGAGTCTACCTTATTATAATAAGCAGACTCATCCATAAATAAATCGACCGCTCACCTCAATACGAGGAGAGCGGTCTTTTTGTTTCTACCTAAAATCCGGTCATGAAGGGTCAAAGTTATTAAGGGTCATTATCATTTTCAATCCCCCAAGAATCCGGTCATTAAGGTCAAGGTCATTAAGGTCATTAAGGATTTCGGTTTTTCAAAATATCCCTCTACCTTATATAAAATAAGGTTAAATCAAGTTCGCCCTGCCAACAAAATCCATCCATAAAATCACTTTTCTGAATATTTTTTGTATTTTTGCAGATATATTGTTTAATCATAAAATTAAGTAAACATGGACATGGCAAAATATATAGGTGAGACTACTGAATACGATAAGAAGCAGGAAGTGGAACGCCGTAAAGTGAAAAGTTGGCTAAAGAGCGTCAGTGCCTTTGCCAATGGAGGTGGCGGCTGCCTATTGTTTGGTATTGCCGATGACGATACTATCATAGGATTGAACGATGCCAAGGCTGATGCAGAATTTATCAGTCAGAAAATCAAGGAGCGCATAGACCCTATGCCCCAAATCGACTTAAAGATAGAGCGTGTAGAAGACAAGGAACTGCTCATTCTTCATGTGCATGGCGGTGAAGATACACCTTATTATTATATTGGCGACAGCGTTCTTGAAACCTTTGTGCGCATTGGCAGCGAATCGGTTGTGGCTGATAGTACCGAACATAAGCGTCTGGTACTAAGAGGTCGCAACTCTTCATTCGACGCCCGCCCAAGCGATGAAATGTTTGAAGATTATGCATTTTCAAAGATTCGCAGCCGCTACTATGCCTGGAATGGTCTAAGCTTCGACAATAAGCTCTACCGCTCGTTTGGCCTGGTTGACAACAAGGGAATACTTACCTATGCCGGTCTGTTGATGGCAGACGAATGTCCATTGCGCCAAAGCCGTGTGTTCTGCACAAGATGGAACGGCAAGACAAAAGCAGGAGGAAGCATCGATGCTCTCGACAGCGCAGAGATTACAGGCGGACTTGTAACTCTTCTTGAAGACACCATGTCCTTCATCCGTCGCAACAATCGTACCCTTTGGTATAAAGAACCGATGCAGCGCATTGAGATTCCTCAATATATGGAACGTTGCGTGATGGAAGTTGTAGTGAATGCCCTGACTCATCGCGACTATCTGATTCAAGGTAGCGAGGTGCATGTAGATATGTTCGATGACCGTATGGTGATATATTCTCCAGGTTCCATGCCAGAAGGAAGACTTATCCAGACGATGAACTTAGAAGATATTCCTTCTGTCAGACGCAATCCGGTTATCGCAGATATCTTTGCTCAGTTGGGTTATATGGAGCGTAAAGGTTCGGGCATGGGCAAAATCATCAAACCAATCAAAGCACTTCCCTACTTTGAGGAAAGGATGCTTCCAAGCTTCTTCTCCGACCGTGCCCAGTTTACTGTCACATTCCCGAATATGATCTTAGCCTGGCAGGAATCTCATCCTGATATTGAGGTAAACTTTGTGGAAAATAAAGGTGATACTCAAGGTGATACTCAAGGTGATACTCAAGGTGATACTCAAGATGTCCCTCAAGGTGGCACTCAAGGAAAAGACTTAGATAAATGGATAGAATATCAAGTAGCTGTTTATCCTAAAATAACAACAGGTGAACTGGCTCAACTATCAGGGAAAAGCATTATAACCATCAAGCGTCGTATCGCAAAAATGCCTCATATTGTGTATGTTGGCAGTGGCTATAGTGGTCATTGGGAAGTAAGGAAAAAGGAATGAAACAAGAGTTTAAGCCAGCTTCCATCCAATTTACTACATAAAGATACAGACAATACAATATAAGCATGAAGAAGATATTATTCCTACACGGATTCTTCGCCACGGGCAGCTGTCCGATGGCGAGAGCCTTGAAAGAGGCGTTTGAGGGGACTGCGGTGGTGCTGACTCCTGACCTGCCATTGCACCCCAAGGAGGCACTGAAGGAGATTCGCTCCATCATCGACCGGGAACAGCCCGACTTGCTTCTGGGCAACAGCTGCGGCTCTTTCCTCGCCCAGATGCTGGCTCCGGTGGTGGGCATTCCTGCCCTGCTCGGCAATCCGTATTTCATGATGACGGAGTTTCTGAAGGAACGAATCGGCGAGCATGAATACAAGGCACCGAGAAGGGACGGCAATCTGCGGCTTGTGATTGACGAGGCGCTGATAGAGGAGTTTGCGGAGCTGGAAGCCGTGCAGTTCGACCATTGCAACCCCTATTATAAGGATCGTGTGTGGGGACTTTTCGGTGAGCAGGACACCCTGGCTCACTTCTCCCCTCTCTTCCTGAAGCATTACAACCAAGCCTTCCATTTCCCTGGCGGTCATACGCCTACTGAGCAGGAGGTGAAGACATGGTACGCTCCCCTTGCCCAGAAAATGCTGATGGAGTTTTCAGCTAAGGAAGAAAGATATTTCCAGCACTTCAAGGGCGGCAAATATAAGTTCATCCATTCTGCCTTTGACTCCGAGACTCAGGAGCGCATGGTGGTTTATCAGGCTCTCTATGGAGACCAAGCCTATTGGGTTCGCCCAGAAAACATGTTCTTCGGGAAAGTTACGAGGGACGGCAGAACTTTTAATCGTTTCACAGAGATAGACATAAAATAAATGATAAAGATACGTTGCGTAGTAGAACACATTACCTACCAAAATCAAGAGAATGGATATTCCGTGATGAGGGTTAAGGTCAAGGATTATTCAGACCTTGTTACCTTGGTAGGCAACCTGCTGGATGTACCAGTGGGCGCTGTACTATTGTGTAATGGTGACTGGAAAGTCGATAAGCGATACGGACGTCAATTCGTATGCGAGACGTGGGAAGAAGTGATGCCTGCAACTGTATATGGCATAGAGAAATATTTAGGAAGCGGACTGGTGAAAGGCATTGGTCCGAAGTATGCTCATCTGATAGTTGAGAGGTTCGGTACTGATACAATCGAGGTAATTGAAGATGACATCGAACGACTATATGAAGTGGCTGGCATCGGTAAGAAGCGTGTAGAGAAAATCCGAGACAGTTGGGAGAAACAGAAGGACATCAAGAATGTAATGATCTTCCTGCAACAATACGGAGTAAGTACCGCTTATGCCGCCAAAATTTATCGCCAGTACGGCAAGGAAAGCATCGACAACGTGAAAGAGAATCCTTATCGCCTTGCAGATGATATTTGGGGCATCGGATTTAAAACCGCTGATGGTATTGCCTCTAAGATGGGCTACGAGAAAAACGATTTGAGACGTTGCAAAAGTGGTATAGGTTACACTTTGAATGAACTTTCCAACGAAGGACATGTATATGCTATAGAAGAGCAGCTTATAGAAGCAGCCAAAAAACTGCTTGAAGCAGACGAAGAACCTATCAGACAAGCCATTTCAGAGATGATTGCTTCGGAAGATCTCATCCGTGAGAATGAAGCTATATATCTGCCTCCATTCTATCATTCTGAACGTGGAACGGCAAAGAAACTCTTGACCTTAATAAATAGTCAAGGAGCAAATAACCTCGGATTGAAGGCTGATATTAAAGCGATTGAAAAGACCTCTGGTATAGAATATGACGAGGTTCAGATTGCTGCCATCCAACAAGCGATCCGCTCGAAAGTGATGGTACTGACTGGCGGTCCTGGTACAGGTAAGACCACAACTACGCAAGGTATTATTACTGCGTATAAAACGGCAGGAATGAGGATTTTGCTTGCAGCACCTACTGGCCGTGCGTCCAAGCGAATGAGCGAAGCTACCAATATGGAAGCCAAGACCATTCATAGACTATTGGAGTTTAATCCACAAGATGGTTACAAACGGAATGAGGAGAACCCACTGGAAGGTGATGCGCTGATTGTGGATGAGTGTTCTATGATTGACATCATATTGATGTATAATCTAATGAAGGCTATTCCCGAACACATGCGCTTAGTGCTTGTGGGTGATATTGACCAGTTGCCAAGTGTTGGAGCTGGCAATGTTTTGCGTGACATTATTGACTCCGAGAAGATTCCCGTAGTTCGACTAACCCGCATCTTCCGGCAGGCTCAATCCAGTAGAATCGTCATGAGTGCCCATGCCATCAACCAAGGGCATTATCCAGATACGAGCAACGGCAAGCAGACCGACTTCTTCTTTATCAAAAATGAAGACCCGGAACAAGTGGCTGAAGAAATAGTAAAACTTGTGAAGTATCGCTTGCCAAAGGCTTACAATCAGCCTTTAAGCAACATCCAGGTACTTACGCCGATGCAAAGAAGCGTGGTAGGTGCAGCCAACCTGAACATGATGCTACAGCAAGCACTCAATACAACTACATTGGGCATAAGCCGTGGTGGTACAACTTATAAGTTGGGCGACCGTGTGATGCAAATACGTAACAATTACGACAAGAATGTGTACAATGGTGACATCGGAACTGTAGAAAAAGTCAACATAGAAGACCGCACACTCTGTGTCAACTTTGACAACAATCTGGTGGAATATGAAGCAACGGAGCTTGATGAGCTAACATTGGCCTATGCTTCTACCATTCATAAATCGCAAGGTTCAGAATATCCGATCGTGGTAATCCCAGTTTTGATGACTCATTTTGTGATGCTTCAGCGCAACCTCATCTATACAGGCATTACGAGAGCTAAAAAAATCTGTGTGCTTATCGGCCAGCCCAAAGCTCTCGCTTATGCAATACGTAATCTGACGGTAATCAACAGAAACACCAAATTGAAAGAACGACTGCGTGGAGAGATAGAAGCGAACAATGATTCTGGTCTCCACATCAGCAGTAGATACATACTTCCTGAGGAACAGCCAATGATGGCTGCGGAACCAGAGCCAAATCCAGACATTAGAA
This Segatella copri DSM 18205 DNA region includes the following protein-coding sequences:
- a CDS encoding HU family DNA-binding protein → MINYSIVMRSVNANLLEINQAKSRINQAKKEGKNPDPKDLELVKTEKQNAFAISQYTDIMTIEKFAKHITSHGSVYSRADISAILYIAVDCMREMLLEGKKIRLGDLGDFSLLLTSKGAEDADKFTAQNITGVKVQWEPGQEFKNLRDDAEFNLVASRSAQAAVIKAIKEGKTNVDLNAPTTPDNTPGGSTPGGSNTGQTGSDGQGSEPGGGTTGKDDTGDGLE
- a CDS encoding YqiA/YcfP family alpha/beta fold hydrolase translates to MKKILFLHGFFATGSCPMARALKEAFEGTAVVLTPDLPLHPKEALKEIRSIIDREQPDLLLGNSCGSFLAQMLAPVVGIPALLGNPYFMMTEFLKERIGEHEYKAPRRDGNLRLVIDEALIEEFAELEAVQFDHCNPYYKDRVWGLFGEQDTLAHFSPLFLKHYNQAFHFPGGHTPTEQEVKTWYAPLAQKMLMEFSAKEERYFQHFKGGKYKFIHSAFDSETQERMVVYQALYGDQAYWVRPENMFFGKVTRDGRTFNRFTEIDIK
- the recD2 gene encoding SF1B family DNA helicase RecD2, with the translated sequence MIKIRCVVEHITYQNQENGYSVMRVKVKDYSDLVTLVGNLLDVPVGAVLLCNGDWKVDKRYGRQFVCETWEEVMPATVYGIEKYLGSGLVKGIGPKYAHLIVERFGTDTIEVIEDDIERLYEVAGIGKKRVEKIRDSWEKQKDIKNVMIFLQQYGVSTAYAAKIYRQYGKESIDNVKENPYRLADDIWGIGFKTADGIASKMGYEKNDLRRCKSGIGYTLNELSNEGHVYAIEEQLIEAAKKLLEADEEPIRQAISEMIASEDLIRENEAIYLPPFYHSERGTAKKLLTLINSQGANNLGLKADIKAIEKTSGIEYDEVQIAAIQQAIRSKVMVLTGGPGTGKTTTTQGIITAYKTAGMRILLAAPTGRASKRMSEATNMEAKTIHRLLEFNPQDGYKRNEENPLEGDALIVDECSMIDIILMYNLMKAIPEHMRLVLVGDIDQLPSVGAGNVLRDIIDSEKIPVVRLTRIFRQAQSSRIVMSAHAINQGHYPDTSNGKQTDFFFIKNEDPEQVAEEIVKLVKYRLPKAYNQPLSNIQVLTPMQRSVVGAANLNMMLQQALNTTTLGISRGGTTYKLGDRVMQIRNNYDKNVYNGDIGTVEKVNIEDRTLCVNFDNNLVEYEATELDELTLAYASTIHKSQGSEYPIVVIPVLMTHFVMLQRNLIYTGITRAKKICVLIGQPKALAYAIRNLTVINRNTKLKERLRGEIEANNDSGLHISSRYILPEEQPMMAAEPEPNPDIRSNIK
- a CDS encoding ATP-binding protein; its protein translation is MAKYIGETTEYDKKQEVERRKVKSWLKSVSAFANGGGGCLLFGIADDDTIIGLNDAKADAEFISQKIKERIDPMPQIDLKIERVEDKELLILHVHGGEDTPYYYIGDSVLETFVRIGSESVVADSTEHKRLVLRGRNSSFDARPSDEMFEDYAFSKIRSRYYAWNGLSFDNKLYRSFGLVDNKGILTYAGLLMADECPLRQSRVFCTRWNGKTKAGGSIDALDSAEITGGLVTLLEDTMSFIRRNNRTLWYKEPMQRIEIPQYMERCVMEVVVNALTHRDYLIQGSEVHVDMFDDRMVIYSPGSMPEGRLIQTMNLEDIPSVRRNPVIADIFAQLGYMERKGSGMGKIIKPIKALPYFEERMLPSFFSDRAQFTVTFPNMILAWQESHPDIEVNFVENKGDTQGDTQGDTQGDTQDVPQGGTQGKDLDKWIEYQVAVYPKITTGELAQLSGKSIITIKRRIAKMPHIVYVGSGYSGHWEVRKKE
- a CDS encoding N-acetylmuramoyl-L-alanine amidase, which encodes MNSRFCTLIHALIEQLKEEYPLATIHGHNEFANKACPCFDVKKEWG
- a CDS encoding smalltalk protein, which gives rise to MKANTWKTILQIAISILTAIATTLGVTSCMG